One window of Thioflexithrix psekupsensis genomic DNA carries:
- a CDS encoding outer membrane protein assembly factor BamD: MNKNFFLLLFSLFLLTACATDPKEHTAGWDADQLYEEAKKALKDDDYRTAIRYYELLEARHPFGPYAQQALLESIYAYYKHNEPESAIVTADRFIQQYPRHPNIDYVYYMKGLVNFEMNQGLFDRFLPLDKSQRDQTVAMNSFRDFAELLQRFPQSRYAEDAEKRMLYLRNSAAQYELNVAEFYMVRGAYLAAANRAKNVIEGFQRTPAVPDALALMVKAYRILQLDDLANQSLQVLQLNYPNHPKLSELNALHIEG, encoded by the coding sequence ATGAATAAAAATTTTTTTCTCTTGTTATTCTCACTTTTTTTACTCACGGCTTGCGCCACCGATCCCAAAGAACATACCGCAGGTTGGGACGCGGATCAATTGTATGAAGAGGCGAAAAAAGCCTTAAAAGACGATGATTATCGCACAGCCATTCGCTATTATGAATTATTAGAAGCGCGGCATCCTTTCGGCCCTTATGCGCAACAAGCCTTGTTAGAAAGCATTTACGCTTATTACAAACACAATGAGCCTGAATCAGCGATTGTAACGGCGGATCGTTTTATTCAACAATATCCACGCCATCCTAATATTGATTATGTTTATTATATGAAGGGATTGGTTAATTTTGAAATGAATCAGGGTTTATTTGATCGTTTTTTACCGCTGGATAAAAGTCAACGCGATCAAACGGTGGCGATGAATTCATTTCGAGATTTTGCCGAATTATTGCAACGTTTTCCGCAAAGTCGTTATGCTGAAGATGCGGAAAAGCGCATGTTATATTTACGTAATAGCGCGGCACAATATGAACTTAATGTGGCTGAATTTTATATGGTGCGTGGGGCTTATTTAGCGGCTGCAAATCGAGCTAAAAATGTGATAGAAGGTTTTCAACGCACGCCCGCTGTGCCTGACGCATTGGCTTTAATGGTCAAAGCCTATCGCATTTTGCAATTAGATGATTTGGCGAATCAATCTTTACAAGTGTTGCAATTAAACTATCCCAATCACCCTAAGTTAAGCGAATTAAATGCGCTGCATATTGAAGGCTAA
- a CDS encoding phosphomannomutase/phosphoglucomutase translates to MSIFRAYDIRGIVGETLTPELVCQIGQAIGSEAAKQQQAEVVIARDGRLSGAALSQALSEGLQAAGRKVIDIGMVPTPVLYFATYHLNTGSGVMLTGSHNPPNYNGMKMMIGGDTLFDQAIQQLKQRIDNGDLMQGFGDYQTLDLKQAYIERICGDVKLKRPFKLVIDCGSGVAGAIAPQLFRQLGCEVIELYCEVDGHFPHHHPDPSKPENLHDLIAAVKTHRADLGFAFDGDGDRLGVVDATGQIIWPDRQMILYARDVLSRNPNAAIIYDVKCSQHLTDAIIAAGGQAIMWKTGHSFIKTKIKTSGAALGGEMSGHIFFKERWYGFDDALYTGARLLEILSQDSRSPTAVFKELPDAVNTPELNLNTAEGENFILMDKIRAHFTFDQAEIVTIDGLRANFATGWGLVRASNTTPCLVLRFEADTAEDLAAIQEQFRAQFKQIDAHLALPF, encoded by the coding sequence ATGTCTATTTTTCGTGCCTACGATATTCGAGGGATTGTGGGAGAGACGTTGACACCAGAATTGGTGTGCCAAATCGGTCAGGCGATTGGCAGCGAAGCGGCGAAACAGCAGCAAGCCGAGGTAGTGATTGCGCGCGACGGGCGGCTTTCTGGAGCGGCGTTGTCGCAAGCCTTGAGTGAAGGATTACAAGCGGCAGGGCGTAAAGTGATTGACATTGGTATGGTGCCAACGCCTGTTTTGTACTTTGCAACGTATCACTTAAATACGGGCAGCGGAGTGATGTTGACGGGCAGTCATAATCCACCGAATTACAATGGCATGAAAATGATGATCGGCGGAGATACGTTATTTGATCAAGCCATTCAACAATTAAAACAACGCATTGATAATGGCGATTTAATGCAAGGTTTTGGTGATTATCAAACACTGGATTTAAAACAGGCTTATATTGAGCGTATTTGTGGCGATGTGAAATTAAAACGGCCGTTTAAATTGGTGATTGATTGTGGCAGTGGTGTGGCGGGTGCTATTGCGCCGCAATTGTTTCGACAATTGGGTTGTGAAGTGATTGAATTATATTGCGAGGTGGATGGTCATTTTCCACACCACCATCCCGACCCCAGTAAACCTGAGAATTTACACGATTTAATCGCCGCGGTAAAAACGCATCGTGCGGATTTAGGTTTTGCTTTTGATGGGGATGGGGATCGTTTGGGCGTGGTGGATGCGACGGGGCAAATTATTTGGCCTGATCGGCAAATGATTTTATACGCCCGCGATGTGTTAAGTCGCAATCCCAATGCGGCAATTATTTACGATGTCAAATGCAGCCAACATTTAACCGATGCCATTATTGCCGCCGGCGGTCAAGCCATTATGTGGAAAACAGGGCATTCTTTTATTAAAACCAAAATTAAAACCAGTGGCGCGGCATTGGGTGGCGAAATGAGCGGTCATATCTTCTTTAAAGAGCGTTGGTATGGTTTTGATGATGCGCTTTATACGGGGGCGAGATTATTAGAAATTTTATCTCAAGATTCCCGTTCACCCACTGCGGTTTTTAAAGAATTACCTGATGCGGTTAATACGCCTGAATTAAATTTAAATACGGCTGAAGGTGAGAATTTTATTTTAATGGATAAAATTCGCGCTCATTTTACATTTGATCAAGCGGAGATTGTCACGATTGACGGATTACGGGCGAATTTTGCGACAGGTTGGGGTTTGGTTCGGGCATCGAATACCACACCATGTTTAGTGTTACGTTTTGAAGCGGATACGGCCGAAGATTTGGCCGCAATTCAAGAACAATTCCGCGCTCAATTTAAACAAATAGATGCCCATTTAGCATTGCCTTTTTAA
- a CDS encoding extracellular solute-binding protein — translation MMSKFYFITLLAWIGGLALPSYAEENVSIHRSHGLAMYEDLKYPADFKHFDYVNPNAPKGGLLRLSATGTFDSLNPFIIKGLSASGLSGWFFETLTSSSKDEPFSEYGLIAETIETPEDRSWVAYILRDKARFHDGSPITVEDVIFSFEILKTKGHPFYRSYYNHVTEVIKVNDNTVKFVFNTNKNRELPLIMGQLPILSKAYWEQRDFDKTTLDIPISSGPYKIAAIDPGRSITYQRNPEYWGKDLPVNLGQYNFDQIRIDYYRDETVELQAFKAGEYDFRAENSAKNWATAYDFPALTQGRVIKEDIEHQIPTGMQGFVFNTRRDVFKDPKVREAISYLFDFEWANKNLFNGAYTRTHSYFSNSDLASPSELPHEAELAILEPLRAHLPERVFTEIYQPPQTDGTGNIREQLRLAIRLLKEAGWELKNGKLLNEKGQLLQFEILLVSPLFERIVLPFKRNLARVGIEVSVRTVDTTQYQNRVDNFDFDMIVHVFSQSLSPGNEQHSYWHSENANVVGSRNLAGIQNPAIDQLVDLVIGAPNRDELMVRTHALDRVLLWGHYVLPHWHVRTFRVAYWKPLTRPEMIPPYDLAFDAWWMADK, via the coding sequence ATGATGTCTAAGTTTTATTTTATTACTTTGCTGGCGTGGATTGGGGGGTTAGCTTTACCCAGTTACGCCGAAGAAAACGTATCTATTCATCGCAGTCATGGTTTAGCGATGTATGAAGATTTAAAATACCCCGCTGATTTTAAACATTTTGATTATGTCAATCCTAATGCGCCTAAAGGTGGTTTACTTCGTTTGTCGGCTACGGGAACATTTGACTCATTAAATCCTTTTATTATTAAAGGATTATCTGCGTCTGGTTTAAGCGGTTGGTTTTTTGAAACATTAACCAGTTCTTCTAAAGATGAACCTTTTTCAGAATATGGTTTAATTGCAGAAACCATTGAAACACCAGAAGATCGCTCATGGGTGGCTTATATTTTACGCGATAAAGCACGTTTTCACGATGGTTCACCCATTACGGTAGAAGATGTGATATTTTCTTTTGAGATTTTAAAGACCAAAGGGCATCCTTTTTACCGCTCTTATTATAACCATGTGACTGAAGTTATTAAGGTCAATGATAACACGGTTAAATTTGTTTTTAATACCAATAAAAATCGTGAATTGCCTTTAATTATGGGACAATTGCCTATTTTATCTAAGGCTTATTGGGAACAACGTGATTTTGATAAAACCACATTAGATATTCCTATCAGCAGCGGGCCTTATAAAATTGCAGCCATTGACCCCGGCCGTTCTATCACCTATCAACGCAATCCAGAATATTGGGGAAAAGATTTACCCGTCAATCTTGGCCAATATAATTTCGATCAAATTCGCATCGATTATTATCGAGATGAAACGGTAGAATTGCAGGCTTTTAAAGCGGGTGAATATGATTTTCGTGCCGAAAATTCGGCAAAAAATTGGGCAACGGCTTATGATTTTCCTGCCTTAACTCAAGGGCGTGTCATTAAAGAAGACATTGAACATCAAATTCCCACAGGAATGCAGGGTTTTGTTTTTAATACCCGCCGCGACGTGTTTAAAGACCCCAAAGTGCGAGAAGCCATTAGTTATTTATTCGATTTTGAATGGGCGAATAAAAATTTATTTAATGGCGCATATACTCGTACACACAGCTATTTTTCTAATTCTGATTTAGCCTCGCCCTCAGAATTACCTCATGAAGCTGAATTAGCCATTTTAGAACCATTACGGGCGCATTTGCCGGAGCGTGTTTTTACCGAAATCTACCAACCCCCACAAACCGATGGCACAGGCAATATTCGGGAACAATTACGCCTTGCCATTCGTTTATTAAAAGAAGCGGGCTGGGAGTTGAAAAACGGTAAATTATTAAACGAAAAAGGACAACTTTTACAATTTGAAATTCTATTAGTCAGTCCTTTATTTGAACGGATTGTTTTGCCCTTTAAACGCAACCTCGCACGCGTAGGCATTGAGGTCAGTGTGCGCACGGTAGATACCACGCAATATCAAAATCGAGTCGATAATTTTGATTTTGACATGATTGTGCATGTGTTTAGTCAATCATTATCGCCCGGTAATGAACAACACAGTTATTGGCATTCGGAAAATGCTAATGTGGTTGGCAGTCGTAATTTAGCAGGCATTCAAAACCCTGCTATTGATCAATTGGTTGATTTGGTCATTGGTGCGCCAAATCGTGACGAATTAATGGTGCGCACCCACGCTTTAGATCGCGTGCTATTGTGGGGACATTATGTGTTGCCACATTGGCATGTGCGCACGTTTCGGGTGGCGTATTGGAAACCTTTAACTCGCCCTGAAATGATTCCTCCTTATGATTTGGCTTTTGATGCGTGGTGGATGGCGGATAAATAA